A window from Drosophila kikkawai strain 14028-0561.14 chromosome 2L, DkikHiC1v2, whole genome shotgun sequence encodes these proteins:
- the bic gene encoding transcription factor BTF3 homolog 4 translates to MNPEKLKKLQAQVRIGGKGTPRRKKKIVHSTPATDDKKLQSSLKKLSVNTIPGIEEVNIIKNDGTVIHFNNPKAQASLPTNTFAITGHGENKTITEMVPGILTQLGPQDINQLKKLATEIANKSAAGGAAGSAGADAGDDDVPDLVENFEEVAIAGTKAAAPADGEVAASA, encoded by the coding sequence ATGAATCCGGAGAAGTTGAAGAAGTTGCAAGCGCAGGTGCGCATTGGCGGCAAGGGCACCCCCCGTCGCAAGAAGAAGATTGTCCACTCCACGCCCGCCACCGACGACAAGAAGTTGCAGTCGTCGCTGAAGAAGCTGTCGGTGAACACAATCCCCGGCATCGAGGAGGTGAACATCATCAAGAACGATGGCACCGTCATCCACTTCAACAACCCGAAGGCGCAGGCCTCTCTGCCGACGAACACGTTCGCCATCACCGGCCACGGTGAGAACAAGACGATCACGGAGATGGTGCCTGGCATCCTCACGCAACTGGGGCCCCAGGACATCAATCAGCTGAAGAAGCTGGCCACCGAGATCGCCAATAAGAGCGCTGCCGGCGGCGCAGCCGGTTCTGCTGGTGCCGATGCCGGTGACGATGATGTGCCCGATCTGGTGGAGAACTTCGAGGAGGTTGCCATTGCCGGCACGAAGGCTGCTGCCCCTGCTGACGGCGAGGTGGCGGCTTCCGCCTAA
- the Balat gene encoding beta-alanine transporter, whose protein sequence is MDFDEVLREVGSFGLYQKFIICSVLLPAALPCAFHAYSQLFIAATPQHWCRVPELEPWNQDYVQLVKNLSIPRNRHGGFAECSMYARNYSDIVRFLEYRPPPDLMRQQAEDLLRHQPDPARVVPCQHGWHYDRSIYSSTVVQEWNLVCDRSFLVTLALVVFGVGGLLGNYVFGYLVDLWGRRPSFYAYLLLEITACAASAFAWNYYTWLGLRFVVGLTVPAILASPYVLAIELVGPERRVFCTIVSNIAYSLGLVVLAGVIYVVRDWRELSLAVSMPLLMLFSCFFLLPESPRWLMAVGKTRRAMKILKVMARVNGVRVNRDFVERLQRKLATTRAAETESASSVHYGILDLFRGPNMRRKTLIITLIWFANTSVYVGLSYYAPALGGDEIWNFFLAGAVELPTYLLLWPGLSYFGRRWILFISMLVGGVACVATFLYPSITLLLYCVGKMGISSSFVVLPLLASELYPTVVRGLGMSFSSVVAMVGPIVIPMINHMGQQMLVLPLIVMGALLILGGFASLLLPETRNRNLPQTLDEGEAVPLSFLLCCCVESERRQKTPQIRVNPQKKTIPETGAQVFHRVDTPISNRVACKVVCSICKKEIPTL, encoded by the exons CCAGTTATTCATAGCTGCCACGCCGCAGCACTGGTGTCGGGTTCCCGAGCTGGAGCCCTGGAACCAGGATTATGTCCAGCTGGTGAAGAATCTCAGCATTCCGCGCAATCGTCACGGCGGCTTTGCCGAATGCTCCATGTATGCGAGGAACTACAGCGATATTGTGCGCTTTCTGGAGTATCGTCCGCCACCGGACTTGATGCGACAGCAGGCCGAGGACCTGCTGAGGCATCAGCCAGACCCGGCGCGTGTGGTGCCCTGCCAGCATGGCTGGCACTACGACCGGTCAATATATTCCAGTACTGTGGTGCAGGAG TGGAACCTGGTGTGCGACCGCAGTTTCCTAGTCACCCTGGCTCTGGTTGTGTTCGGTGTGGGCGGCCTCTTGGGCAACTATGTGTTCGGTTATCTGGTGGATCTGTGGGGCAGACGTCCCTCCTTTTACGCCTATCTGCTTCTAGAGATCACTGCCTGTGCGGCGAGTGCCTTCGCCTGGAACTATTACACCTGGCTCGGCCTGCGGTTTGTGGTGGGCCTGACGGTACCCGCGATCCTGGCCAGTCCCTATGTCCTGGCCATCGAGCTGGTGGGTCCAGAGAGAAGGGTCTTTTGCACGATCGTCTCGAATATCGCCTATTCCCTTGGCTTGGTGGTGTTGGCCGGTGTTATCTACGTCGTCCGGGACTGGAGGGAGCTCAGCTTGGCGGTGTCCATGCCCCTGTTGATGCtcttctcttgtttttttcttctgcCGGAATCGCCGCGATGGCTGATGGCGGTAGGGAAGACTAGGAGGGCCATGAAAATCCTCAAGGTAATGGCCAGAGTGAATGGCGTTCGGGTGAACCGTGACTTCGTGGAGCGACTGCAGCGAAAGTTGGCCACCACCAGGGCAGCCGAGACGGAGTCAGCGTCCAGTGTACACTACGGCATCCTGGACTTGTTCCGCGGACCCAATATGCGCCGGAAGACCCTCATCATCACTCTTATTTGGTTTGCCAACACCAGTGTCTATGTGGGATTGAGCTACTATGCTCCCGCCCTCGGTGGCGATGAGATCTGGAACTTCTTTCTGGCCGGGGCGGTGGAGCTGCCCACGTATTTGCTCCTGTGGCCGGGACTGAGCTACTTTGGCCGCCGCTGGATACTCTTCATCTCGATGCTCGTGGGCGGAGTGGCCTGTGTGGCCACCTTCCTCTATCCAAGCATCACCCTGCTGCTGTACTGTGTGGGCAAGATGGGCATCAGCTCGTCCTTTGTGGTCCTGCCGCTGCTGGCATCAGAGCTCTATCCGACAGTGGTGCGGGGCCTGGGCATGAGCTTCAGCTCCGTGGTGGCAATGGTGGGACCTATAGTGATTCCCATGATTAACCATATG GGCCAACAAATGCTTGTGCTGCCTCTGATCGTGATGGGGGCCTTGCTGATCCTGGGAGGATTCGCCAGTCTTCTGCTGCCGGAGACCCGCAACCGGAACCTGCCGCAGACTTTGGACGAGGGCGAGGCGGTGCCTCTAAGCTTCCtgctctgctgctgcgtgGAAAGCGAGCGAAGGCAAAAGACACCACAGATCCGGGTGAATCCCCAGAAAAAAACCATTCCAGAGACGGGAGCACAGGTGTTTCATCGAGTGGACACTCCAATCTCTAATCGTGTCGCCTGTAAGGTGGTTTGTAGCATATGTAAAAAGGAAATTCCTACGCTCTAG